GGCCTTCAAATAGCGGTAAGACAACTTTTTTAAGGACACTCAACCGTTTGAGTGATCTCAATGCAAGTTATAAAATGACGGGAGCGGTGGAACTTGAAAGAAAGGATGTTCGAGGTATTGATGTAGAAGAATTGCGCCGTAAAGTAGGTATGGTCTTTGCTTTACCTTTACCGCTTCCTTTGTCTATATTTGATAATGTGGCCTATGGTATAAGAATGTACGGCGTAAGAAAAAAGAAGCAATTAGAAGAAAATGTAGAAGAGGCGTTACAGCAGGCATATCTATGGGAAGAAGTGAAAGATAGGCTGGATGAGTCTGCATTCAAACTATCCGGCGGCCAGCAGCAGCGCTTGTGTATTGCGAGGACACTCGCGGTTCGACCCGAAGTGATCTTATTTGATGAACCGTGTTCAGGCCTTGATCCTATTTCTACCGCTAAGGTAGAAGATGCTATGCTTAAATTAAAGGAACGCTATACCATTGTTTTAGTAACCAATAATGTAAAGCAGGCAGCAAGGGTGGGGGATAGGACAGCTTTCTTTTTAAGCGGTGAACTCGTAGAATTAGATAAAACAGACAAAATTTTTACAGCGCCCCTAGATAAGCGTACGAACGACTACATAACAGGGAAATTCGGATAATGTCAAAAATAGTGACTAAAAACTTAAATTTGTGGTACGTAAATTTTCATGCGCTAAAGGATGTCAATGCATCTTTTGACGAGAAAAAGATCACTGCCATAATAGGACCTTCGGGGTGCGGTAAGTCTACCTTGCTTCGGGTATTTAATCGCATGAACGATCTGATAGAAGGCGTTCGCACATCCGGTGAAGTATTGGTTGATAATGCCAACATACTCGAATCGAATACGGATCTAGTCACTCTTCGTAAAAAAGTAGGAATGGTTTTTCAGCGGCCTAATCCGTTCCCGCTTTCTATTTACGAAAATATAGTCTTCGGCGAAAAAGTCCATGCGGATAATATAAAAAGAGACAGGTTGGATGAAATTGTAGAAAAGAGCTTAAAAGACGTTTTGTTATGGGATGAATTAAAAGACAAACTTGATAGGCCGGCGTTGACTTTGTCGCTTGAACAGAGGCAAAGATTATGTATCGCAAGGCTTATTGCTGTTAAACCAGATGTATTATTAATGGACGAACCCTGCTCTACCCTTGACCCGCAGGCAACTGCACGGATTGAAGAATTAATGCGTGAATTGAAGAATAATTATACTATAATAATAGTGACGCATAACATGCAGCAGGCAGCG
The window above is part of the Candidatus Omnitrophota bacterium genome. Proteins encoded here:
- the pstB gene encoding phosphate ABC transporter ATP-binding protein, which produces MVKFEIHDLNIWFGSVHAIKQVNMEIQSNEILSIIGPSNSGKTTFLRTLNRLSDLNASYKMTGAVELERKDVRGIDVEELRRKVGMVFALPLPLPLSIFDNVAYGIRMYGVRKKKQLEENVEEALQQAYLWEEVKDRLDESAFKLSGGQQQRLCIARTLAVRPEVILFDEPCSGLDPISTAKVEDAMLKLKERYTIVLVTNNVKQAARVGDRTAFFLSGELVELDKTDKIFTAPLDKRTNDYITGKFG
- the pstB gene encoding phosphate ABC transporter ATP-binding protein, with the protein product MSKIVTKNLNLWYVNFHALKDVNASFDEKKITAIIGPSGCGKSTLLRVFNRMNDLIEGVRTSGEVLVDNANILESNTDLVTLRKKVGMVFQRPNPFPLSIYENIVFGEKVHADNIKRDRLDEIVEKSLKDVLLWDELKDKLDRPALTLSLEQRQRLCIARLIAVKPDVLLMDEPCSTLDPQATARIEELMRELKNNYTIIIVTHNMQQAARVSDDTGFMLLGELVEFGVTKDIFTAPKDKRTEDYITGRYG